The proteins below are encoded in one region of Bombus vancouverensis nearcticus chromosome 8, iyBomVanc1_principal, whole genome shotgun sequence:
- the LOC117155827 gene encoding LOW QUALITY PROTEIN: uncharacterized protein LOC117155827 (The sequence of the model RefSeq protein was modified relative to this genomic sequence to represent the inferred CDS: inserted 2 bases in 2 codons; deleted 4 bases in 2 codons; substituted 2 bases at 2 genomic stop codons), whose protein sequence is MMLLSVLLMLNRLLLLVLLLLLLLLLLRTRWYDNRRRNLPDAERTRACSIVNLSQNPFDSIANRHDITVSHLKLANIPWFRVPHVRYRFVISFTHTARLSFPLGRLEVFAVRDXVERAKYRYRRNTSIRDELRRWQLRLRRLVRRSDAVACMCAATLEGPRTPGRPPTGHGERGRVRGLSNAKWGSCLRKKRDGTVLTSAXNAESTTKRFDXNEKQRTNAWTFILVGKQAASVGNEAPIAKERGSRATPPGKERRVLWSRARARLFTSRVPAXYCCNQTTDRGREANVVKQPIIHNNTRTV, encoded by the exons ATGATGTTGCTGTCTGTGCTGCTGATGTTGAACCGACTGCTGTTGTTggtgttgttgttgctgctgctgctgttgttgttgcgaACTAGATGGTACGACAACCGGAGGCGGAATTTGCCGGACG CAGAACGTACGCGAGCATGTTCGATCGTAAATCTCTCTCAAAATCCTTTCGATTCCATTGCAAACCGTCACGATATCACTGTGTCACATTTGAAGCTGGCGAATATC CCGTGGTTCCGCGTTCCACACGTGCGATACCGTTTCGTCATAAGTTTCACACACACCGCACGACTCAGCTTTCCCCTCGGTCGT CTCGAGGTGTTCGCGGTGCGAG CGGTGGAAAGAGCAAAGTATCGTTATCGCAGGAACACGAGCATCCGCGACGAGCTACGGCGGTGGCAGCTACGGCTGCGGCGGCTGGTACGGCGGTCAGATGCTGTCGCGTGCATGTGTGCAGCTACACTAGAGGGCCCACGTACGCCCGGTCGGCCGCCTACCGGCCACGGGGAACGCGGACGCGTACGCGGACTGTCGAACGCAAAGTGGGGGAGTTGTTTGAGGAAGAAAAGAGACGGAACGGTTCTAACCTCGGCATGAAACGCTGAAAGCACAACGAAGAGGTTCGACTAGAACGAAAAGCAGCGGACGAACGCCTGGACGTTCATATTGGTGGGGAAACAAGCAGCGTCGGTGGGGAATGAAGCTCCAATCGCAAAGGAACGCGGATCACGCGCGACTCCGCCCGGCAAGGAAAGGCGAGTTCTCTGGTCGCGAGCGCGAGCGCGCCTTTTTACCTCGCGTGTACCGG ACTACTGCTGCAACCAAACCACGGATAGAGGGAGAGAAG CAAATGTAGTAAAACAACcaataatacataataatacaAGAACAGTGTAA